One segment of Syngnathus typhle isolate RoL2023-S1 ecotype Sweden linkage group LG9, RoL_Styp_1.0, whole genome shotgun sequence DNA contains the following:
- the LOC133160151 gene encoding probable G-protein coupled receptor 34: MTGLEDRHYPYIMSSDLQTSTSPFANGTNLTMAPDSQQPCVDYKALHCPLALLYSVIFVLGLLGNVMALWALFHVRSKRNSVRVFLINVAFADLLLVVCLPFRILYHGRGNVWTLGPTLCNVVGNLFYMNMYISITLLGLISVDRYLKIHRGTKAQSRLQSTKWSTAICAAIWIMAFGLASAFFMRKTSSQVNRCFHYKQLKDAKWKAYINICMVVVFWLVFISLAVSYMKIALKLLKISQNKPNLPNAHHYSRTARKSFFILFLFTICFVPYHVIRVFYIKTQITDTSCYWRGVADQANELALLFSALNTCLDPILLFLLLSSVRKEVRRLMGNVFRVRDTSVGVSGSSSTVEMEGRSGRPDRGQANVPASLK; encoded by the exons ATGACTGG GCTGGAAGATCGTCACTATCCCTACATCATGTCATCTGACCTCCAGACATCCACTTCCCCTTTTGCCAACGGGACGAACTTGACAATGGCGCCCGATTCTCAGCAGCCTTGTGTCGATTACAAGGCGCTGCACTGCCCGCTTGCGTTGCTTTACTCCGTCATTTTTGTTCTGGGTCTGCTTGGGAATGTGATGGCTCTGTGGGCTTTGTTCCACGTGCGCTCCAAACGGAACTCGGTGCGAGTTTTCCTCATCAATGTGGCATTCGCCGACCTTCTCCTGGTGGTCTGTCTGCCATTCAGGATTCTCTACCATGGCCGGGGGAACGTCTGGACCTTAGGCCCCACGCTGTGCAACGTGGTGGGCAACTTGTTCTACATGAACATGTACATCAGCATTACGCTGCTGGGGCTGATCAGCGTGGATCGCTACTTGAAGATCCACCGAGGAACCAAGGCACAGAGCAGGCTGCAGTCCACAAAGTGGAGCACTGCCATCTGTGCGGCTATCTGGATCATGGCCTTTGGTTTGGCTTCAGCCTTCTTCATGCGAAAGACTTCATCGCAGGTGAACAG GTGTTTCCACTACAAACAGCTCAAAGATGCAAAGTGGAAAGCATACATCAACATTTGCATGGTGGTAGTCTTCTGGCTGGTGTTCATCTCCCTGGCAGTGTCCTATATGAAGATTGCCCTCAAGCTTCTGAAGATATCACAGAATAAACCTAACCTGCCCAATGCTCACCACTATTCAAGAACCGCGAGGAAATCCTTCTTCATCCTGTTCCTCTTCACCATTTGTTTCGTCCCATATCATGTGATCAGGGTGTTCTACATCAAAACCCAAATTACAGACACTTCCTGCTATTGGAGGGGTGTGGCCGACCAAGCCAATGAATTGGCCCTGCTTTTTTCGGCTCTTAATACCTGCCTGGATCCTATTCTTTTATTCCTCTTGTTGTCCTCTGTGAGGAAGGAGGTGCGGCGCTTGATGGGCAACGTGTTTCGTGTACGAGATACTTCGGTGGGAGTTAGCGGGAGCAGCTCCACGGTGGAAATGGAAGGGAGAAGTGGGAGGCCTGACAGAGGGCAAGCGAATGTCCCAGCTTCTTTGAAATGA